In the genome of Streptomyces fagopyri, the window TGCGCACGCTCACCGAGGATCTGCTGGAGATCTCCCGCCTGGACGCCGGACGGGAACGCCTGGAACTGGACTCGGAGCCGCTGGCCCCGCTGGCGGGCCGGGTGGTGCGGGCGTCGGGGACGAAGACCGGGGTCCAGGTCGTACGGGACACGCGGGTGGAGACCGACCGGCGCCGTCTGGAACGGGTGCTCGGGAATCTGGTGGCCAACGCGCACAAGCACGGCAGGGTTCCGGTGGTGCTCACCGTCGACGGCCCGGTGGTGACCGTACGGGACCACGGTGACGGCTATCCGGAGTACCTGCTGGAGCACGGGCCGCAGCGGTTCCGTACCGAGGGCGGCTCCAAGGGTCATGGTCTCGGCCTGACGATCGCGCTCGGCCAGGCGGAGGTACTGGGCGCGCGGCTGGTCTTCGCCAACGCTCCCGACGGCGGCGCGCTGGCGACCTTGACGCTCCCTCAGGACGAAGAAGGTCAACGGGCCGAGCGGGAGGACGGGGAGGAGCGGGACGAGGGAGCAGGACGGAAAGGGCGGGAAGGGCGGAACGACCGGCGCGGGCGGAACGACGAGTACGGGCGGAACGACGGGTACGGCGACGGCGGCCCCTGAGCGCCCCCGAATCCTTCGCCCCGAGCCCTTCGTCCCCGAACACGATGAACCCCGGCGAGGTACACCGAAACGGCCCGTTCGTCACCACATAACAGGACATCAGCTCCACCACTTGCTACGTTCCGGACATGATTCAGCCCGGAATGCCCGGTTCGGACGGAACGGCCGGACCAACGGGACCAACCGGAAACTCCGGAACAGCCGGGACGGCCGGAACCACCGGAACCACCGGTACGGCCGTCGTGGCGGATCCGCCCCCGCCCCTCCCCTCCGCACGCCTCGCCCGGCGCCGCGGGATCGAGTTCACGCTCATCGTCGTCGCCGTGCTGCTCTCCGTGTACGGCTACTGCGCGGTCGGACTCGCCCGGCACGGCACCGTCCCGCCCGGCGCCGCCGGTTACGGCGCGGGACTCGGCGTGCTGGCGCTGCTCGCGCATGTCGCGGTACGGCTGCGGGCGCCGTACGCCGATCCGCTGCTGCTGCCGATCGCCGTCCTGCTGAACGGGCTCGGTCTGGTGCTGATCTACCGCCTCGACCTGGAGACCCCCGGCGACCCGGCCGCCCCGATCCAGCTCATCTGGTCGACCCTCGGTGTCGCGCTCTTCATCGTGGTCGTGCTCTTCCTGCGCGACCACCGCGTCCTGCAGCGTTACACCTACGTCTCGGTCGTCACCGCGCTCGCGCTGCTCCTGCTGCCGATCCTCTTCCCCGCCGTGAACGGCGCCCGGATCTGGATCCGGATCGCCGGATTCTCCATCCAGCCGGGCGAGTTCGCGAAGGTGCTCCTCGCGGTCTTCTTCGCCGGTTACCTCGCGGCCAACCGCAACGCGCTCACGCACGCGGGCCGCCCCCTCCTGGGCTTCATCCGGCTGCAGCTGCCCACCGGCCGCGTCCTCGGCCCGATCGTCACGGTCTGGCTGCTGAGCGTGCTGGTACTCGTCCTGGAGCGGGACCTGGGCACATCGCTGCTGTTCTTCGGCCTGTTCGTGATCCTGCTGTACATCGCCACCGGCCGCACCGGCTGGATCGCGGTCGGCCTGCTGCTCGCCTGTGCGGGCGCCATGGCCGTGGGCCGGCTGGAGCCGCACGTCCACGGGCGGGTACAGGACTGGCTGCACCCCTTCGCCTCGATCGACGCGGGGCTCGGGCCCAACCAACTCGCCCAGTCCCTCTTCGCGTTCGCCGCCGGCGGCATGCTCGGTACCGGTCTCGGACTCGGCCACTCCATCCTGATCGGCTTCGCCGCCAAGTCGGACTTCATCCTCGCCACCGCAGGCGAGGAGCTGGGCCTGTCCGGGCTCTCGGCGATCTTCCTCCTCTACGCGCTCCTCGTGGAGCGCGGCTACCGGGCCGGACTCGCCCTGCGCGACCCCTTCGGGCGGCTCCTCGCGATCGGCCTCGCCTCGATCGTGGCGCTCCAGGTCTTCGTGATCGCCGGCGGTGTGACCGGTCTGATCCCGCTGACCGGCATGGCGATGCCGTTCCTCGCCCAGGGCGGCTCCTCGGTCGTCACCAACTGGATCATCGTCGCGCTGCTGATC includes:
- a CDS encoding FtsW/RodA/SpoVE family cell cycle protein → MADPPPPLPSARLARRRGIEFTLIVVAVLLSVYGYCAVGLARHGTVPPGAAGYGAGLGVLALLAHVAVRLRAPYADPLLLPIAVLLNGLGLVLIYRLDLETPGDPAAPIQLIWSTLGVALFIVVVLFLRDHRVLQRYTYVSVVTALALLLLPILFPAVNGARIWIRIAGFSIQPGEFAKVLLAVFFAGYLAANRNALTHAGRPLLGFIRLQLPTGRVLGPIVTVWLLSVLVLVLERDLGTSLLFFGLFVILLYIATGRTGWIAVGLLLACAGAMAVGRLEPHVHGRVQDWLHPFASIDAGLGPNQLAQSLFAFAAGGMLGTGLGLGHSILIGFAAKSDFILATAGEELGLSGLSAIFLLYALLVERGYRAGLALRDPFGRLLAIGLASIVALQVFVIAGGVTGLIPLTGMAMPFLAQGGSSVVTNWIIVALLIRISDSARSQYDGTAAP